A segment of the Micromonospora sediminicola genome:
GTGCGCACCCGCACCGGCGAGGTGCAGTCGCGCATCACCAACGACATCGGCGGCATGCAGGCGGTGGTCACCTCCACCGCCACCTCGATCGCGGCCAACCTCACCACCGTCGTCGCCACCACCATCGCCATGCTGGCGCTGAGCTGGCGGCTCACCCTCGTCTCGGCGGTCGTGCTGCCGCCCGCGCTCTGGCTCACCCGCCGGGTCGCCCGGCTGCGCCGGGAGATCACCGCCCGGCGCCAGCGGGAGCTGGCCGACCTCACCGTGACCATCGAGGAGGGGCTGTCGGTCAGCGGCGTACGGCTGGCCAAGACGCTCGGCACCGGCACGGCCCTGGTCGACCGGTTCACCGCCTCCTCGGCCCGCCTGGTCGACCTGGAACTGCGCTCCGAGCTCGCCGGCCGCTGGCGGATGGCCGCCATGACCGTCGTCTTCGCGGCCATCCCCGCCGTGATCTACCTGGGCGCCGGCCTGCCCGGCACCGCCGGCACGCTCACCATCGGCACCCTGGTCGCCTTCACCGCGTTGCAGGGCAACCTGTTCCGGCCGCTGATGGGCCTGCTCAACGTGGGCGTCACGCTCACCGCCTCGCTGGCGCTGTTCGCCCGCATCTTCGAATACCTCGACCTGCCCGTCGAGGTCGCCGAGCCGGCCCGCCCGGTGCCGCTGGACCCGGCCACGGTCCGCGGCCACCTGCGCGTCGAGGACGTGACGTTCAGCTACCCGGGCAGCGACACCGCCGCCCTGGCCGGGGTCAGCCTGGACGTGCCCGCCGGCACCAGCCTGGCCCTGGTCGGCGAGACCGGCTCCGGCAAGAGCACCCTCGCCGCGCTGGTCAGCCGGCTGCACGACCCGGACGCTGGGCGGATCACCATCGACGGGATCGACCTGCGCGACCTGCGCCTGGCCGACCTGGCCGCCGTCGTGGGCGTGGTCAGCCAGGAGACCTACCTGCTGCACGGCACCGTGCGGGACAACCTCCGGTACGCCCGGCCCGACGCCACCGACGCCGACATCGAGGCCGCCGCGCGCGCCGCGCGCATCCACGACCTGATCGCCGCGCTGCCCGACGGCTACGACACCATGGTCGGCTCGCGCGGCCACCGCTTCTCCGGCGGCGAGCAGCAGCGCCTGGCGATCGCCCGCACACTGCTGCGCGACCCGCGGATCCTGGTGCTCGACGAGGCGACCAGCGCGCTGGACACCGAGACCGAGCGCGCGGTGCAGCGGGCCCTCGACGAGCTGACCCGGGGCCGGACCGTGGTGACCATCGCGCACCGGCTGTCCACGGTCCGCGACGCCGACCGGATCGCGGTACTCGACCACGGCCGGATCGTCGAGTCCGGCACCCACGACGCGCTGCTCGACCACCAGGGCCGCTACGCCACCCTGGTCGGCTGACCCACCCAGTCCCCGGCCCCGCCCCGCCCCGCCCCGGCCCGGCCCCGCCCCGCCCCGGCCCGGCCCCGCCCCGCCCCGGCCCGGCCCCGGCCGGCCCGGCCCCGGCTCGGCGATCTTGGACTTGTGGTGCCTCGGATGTTCCAT
Coding sequences within it:
- a CDS encoding ABC transporter ATP-binding protein, translated to MSAAEKAQARDVSLRRIGGLFTAHRRPLAAVVAIIVASSVIAMASPFLLRTVIDRALPDRDLTLLAWLVAGMVAVAAVTAVLGVAQTWISTRVGQEVMHRLRNDVFAHLQRQSIGFFVRTRTGEVQSRITNDIGGMQAVVTSTATSIAANLTTVVATTIAMLALSWRLTLVSAVVLPPALWLTRRVARLRREITARRQRELADLTVTIEEGLSVSGVRLAKTLGTGTALVDRFTASSARLVDLELRSELAGRWRMAAMTVVFAAIPAVIYLGAGLPGTAGTLTIGTLVAFTALQGNLFRPLMGLLNVGVTLTASLALFARIFEYLDLPVEVAEPARPVPLDPATVRGHLRVEDVTFSYPGSDTAALAGVSLDVPAGTSLALVGETGSGKSTLAALVSRLHDPDAGRITIDGIDLRDLRLADLAAVVGVVSQETYLLHGTVRDNLRYARPDATDADIEAAARAARIHDLIAALPDGYDTMVGSRGHRFSGGEQQRLAIARTLLRDPRILVLDEATSALDTETERAVQRALDELTRGRTVVTIAHRLSTVRDADRIAVLDHGRIVESGTHDALLDHQGRYATLVG